GGCGCGGAGCATTTCGAGCAGCTTGGCGTCGACAGCAGCACTGGCCGGAGTACTCAGAGCCAGCATCATGCCGGTGAGGCTCACTCCGGTAAGTGTAGAAACAAGACGCATAAGGTTCTCCCTACTGAAAAATATTGGGGAGGCTCAGCGCCCGCCCCCATGTTGGCATGTCTTCGGAAAGGGCCTGAATAGACAGGTTCTGGGGTTCCGGAAAACAGGCGCAAGTATTGCGAGGGCGAATGACAGAATAATGTCTAATTAGTGGCACTGCGGTTAAGTAATTGAGTATTAAAGGGTCATTCCGCAATACTGGTGGCGTTCAGCAACGAGTCGATAACGTGACCAGTCTCTACAGCCTTGCCCATCTGCGTGACCTGCCGGCGGCCACCTGGGACGCCTTGGTGCCCGAAGGCCAACCCTTCCTGCGTCATGCGTTTCTCAGTGCCATGGAAGACAGCGGGAGCGTGGCGCCTTCTGGCGGTTGGGCCGCCGAACACCTGGTGCTGGAGCGTGATGGGCAGGTGCGGGCATTGCTGCCGGCCTACCGCAAATGGCATTCGTTTGGTGAGTACGTGTTCGACCACGGTTGGGCCGATGCCTGTGAGCGAGCGGGTATCGCCTACTACCCGAAACTGTTGGGTGCGGTGCCGTTCAGCCCGGTCAGCGGCCCACGTTTGCTGACCACGGATCCCGCCGATGGCCTGCTGTTGCTGCAGGCGTTGCCGGAGTACCTGAACAAGGGCGGGCTTTCTGGTGCGCACATCAACTTCACCGACGCCAGCCTCGACGAGCAGATGGCCGGCTTGCCGGGCTGGCTGGAGCGGCTGGGTTGCCAGTTCCATTGGCGCAACCAGGGCTACCGCGACTTCCAGGATTTTCTCGACAGCCTGAGCTCACGCAAGCGCAAGCAGATGCGCAAGGAACGTGAGCAGGTGGCGGGGCAGGGCATCGACTTCCGTTGGTACCGAGGCGATGAACTGGACGAGGCGCAATGGGATTTCATCTATCTGTGCTACGCCAACACCTATGCGGTGCGCAGGCGTTCGCCGTACCTGACGCGTGAGTTCTTCAGCCTGCTGGCCGAGCGCATGCCCGAAGCGATA
The Pseudomonas sp. KU43P genome window above contains:
- a CDS encoding GNAT family N-acetyltransferase; its protein translation is MTSLYSLAHLRDLPAATWDALVPEGQPFLRHAFLSAMEDSGSVAPSGGWAAEHLVLERDGQVRALLPAYRKWHSFGEYVFDHGWADACERAGIAYYPKLLGAVPFSPVSGPRLLTTDPADGLLLLQALPEYLNKGGLSGAHINFTDASLDEQMAGLPGWLERLGCQFHWRNQGYRDFQDFLDSLSSRKRKQMRKEREQVAGQGIDFRWYRGDELDEAQWDFIYLCYANTYAVRRRSPYLTREFFSLLAERMPEAIRVVLARQGGRDVAMALSLVGGDSLFGRYWGCLDEFDRLHFETCFYQGMDFAIAEGLQRFDAGAQGEHKLIRGFEPVLTRSWHYLLHPGLRRAVEDFLRQEREGVMGYAEEARGMLPYRRD